A stretch of the Palaemon carinicauda isolate YSFRI2023 unplaced genomic scaffold, ASM3689809v2 scaffold2265, whole genome shotgun sequence genome encodes the following:
- the LOC137636083 gene encoding uncharacterized protein, with translation MCLEEYNEAFDKYKENFNCVMDNISNELEEDQELSRYETKEINILQFRNHTGEWIAINEKRLEEDLESLLSRSGSKRSSKRPSSLPSGKSATSEKVRAKARLAELLAEKELVTKKKEQEAKTEEILLDIEIAKTRAKARVFAETENDIGDDNVGNKDNETHTSIIVQRANHQDVNVMVAGPSVAAPGICASEGANTARGGNMANQVILPVTQENSASLPSLNPSTAQEFVPRNSSETVTNTLATPVNASNAKSSTFPNLEQYTYPPVNTPVNSNFGAPYPLPNSPPVNTIQQQISGIATALSLPAPQVPKFTEESSQNPPYTATSNVISHDSSMVLQAIIPVRLKQRGTNREVLTYALYDPGSTGCFLSDELKDDLQASGVQTNLRLKTMHGESIVKSYLVHDLVVSDINGQNGILLPKTYSRQEIPVSHDQIPRPELLRRWPYLHDVAKSIPEIMPEIDIGLLIGSNCPLAMEPLKIISTDGKGPFALQYRHGWTVSSPVEDNSVTSTHRVNSNRIVTEDIEQATEIISPNRILNILESDFIDSRVARYPGEKGLSPEDTTFLKKAESNVVFKDGHFEIPLPFRNQNVMVLNNKILAIKRALYQKKKMQKDPKYHSDYVNIIDKILENDYAERIPDSLLTAKSGHVWYLPHHGVYNQRKPDKIREVFDCSAKFNGISLNDQLLQGPDLTNSLIGVLTRFREHQVAFTCDVESMFYQVKVPKHQYNHLRFLWWPNGDISKELEEYWMKVHLFGAVSSPSIANYALRRVADEGSNLSSEVAHTIKLNFYVDDCLKSVPSATEASSLIAELTATCRGCGFRLCKFTSNDVSVLNTIPADNRSKELKTRDISYDPLPTEHALGILWVVETDTFGFSVLLPDKPLTRRGILSIVSSIYDPLGFAAPFVLLAKQILQDLCKETNLAWDDEVHDDHQRRFKRWISEVPNLQKITIPRCLKLPQQAKDTTFQMHVFSDASTSGYGAVAYLTSNEGGCSKTSFLIGKARVVPLKATSIPRLELTAAAVAVNLGQKMTLELDLHLNEICYYTDSTTVLYYIRAERKRFPVFVANRVRQIRDFSNANQWKYVSTDLNPADIASRGASSVISSDMTRWLEGPDFLNMPASECPAKMHPSSEPQVTEEDLMSLVTTTTSEEGSPFMTLITYFSRWERLKRAVAVFIAFLAFLQNKEQTINFRTTQFMQKAEKAIVCFIQKITFANEVEKLKKTTQHQVNNSYGRA, from the exons atgtgtctagaagaatataacgaagctttcgataagtacaaagaaaacttcaattgtgtCATGGATAACATCTCAAACGAATTGGAGGAGGACCAGGAATTGTCCAGATATGAGACCAAGGAAATTAACATTTTGCAATTCCGAAACCATACTGGTGAATGGATAGCTATAAACGAAAAACGACTTGAAGAGGACCTGGAGAGTCTTTTAAGCCGATCTGGTTCAAAACGTTCTTCCAAACGGCCCTCTTCCCTTCCTTCTGGCAAATCGGCTACGTCCGAAAAGGTGCGAGCCAAAGCACGTCTCGCCGAGTTGCTTGCCGAAAAAGAACTCgtgacaaagaaaaaggaacaggaggcaaagacagaagagaTTCTATTGGATATCGAAATAGCCAAGACTCGAGCAAAAGCACGTGTTTTTGCAGAAACCGAAAATGACATTGGCGACGACAATGTTGGTAACAAAGACAATGAGACACATACCAGCATTATTGTGCAACGAGCCAACCATCAAGACGTGAATGTTATGGTTGCTGGACCTAGTGTAGCTGCCCCTGGAATTTGTGCGAGTGAAGGTGCTAACACGGCTAGGGGTGGCAATATGGCTAACCAGGTTATACTCCCTGTCACCCAAGAAAATAGTGCCAGCTTACCCAGTCTAAATCCCAGCACTGCACAAGAATTTGTTCCCAGAAATTCTTCAGAGACTGTTACTAACACTCTTGCAACTCCAGTCAACGCTTCGAATGCCAAGTCATCAACGTTTCCAAATCTAGAACAATATACGTATCCGCCTGTAAATACACCTGTGAACAGTAACTTTGGTGCACCCTATCCACTGCCTAATTCACCTCCAGTTAACACCATACAGCAGCAGATTAGTGGTATCGCCACGGCTCTATCTTTGCCTGCACCGcaagttcccaagtttaccg AGGAATCCAGCCAAAACCCTCCATATACCGCTACCAGCAACGTTATTTCTCATGACTCCTCCATGGTTCTTCAAGCAATAATACCTGTTCGTTTAAAGCAGAGGGGAACCAACCGAGAAGTTCTCACCTACGCCCTCTATGACCCAGGAAGCACAGGGTGCTTCCTATCAGACGAACTGAAAGATGACTTGCAAGCTTCCGGTGTTCAAACAAATCTGCGTCTGAAAACTATGCATGGGGAAAGCATAGTCAAAAGCTACCTTGTCCACGATCTCGTCGTCAGTGATATAAACGGCCAGAACGGTATACTGCTTCCAAAAACGTATTCCAGACAAGAAATTCCAGTGAGCCATGATCAAATACCCCGTCCAGAACTGTTACGACGCTGGCCATATCTTCACGACGTGGCAAAATCGATTCCTGAAATAATGCCAGAAATAGACATCGGTCTactgattggcagtaattgcccactagcaatggagcctctgaaaatcatatcaacagACGGCAAAGGCCCATTCGCTCTGCAGTATCGTCACGGATGGACAGTCAGCTCCCCGGTAGAGGACAACAGTGTAACGTCTACACATCGAGTAAACAGTAATCGCATTGTGACCGAGGACATTGAGCAGGCTACTGAAATTATCTCCCCAAACAGAATACTGAATATTCTGGAAAGTGACTTTATTGATAGCCGGGTAGCAAGGTATCCTGGAGAGAAAGGATTGTCTCCAGAGGACACTACATTCCTGAAGAAGGCTGAAAGCAATGTCGTGTTTAAAGACGGTCACTTTGAGATCCCTCTCCCTTTCAGGAATCAGAACGTAATGGTGCtaaataataagatccttgcaATCAAACGAGCactctatcaaaagaaaaaaatgcaaaaggaTCCCAAGTACCACTCCGACTACGTCAACATCATTGACAAAATACTCGAGAATGACTATGCTGAACGTATCCCAGACTCCCTGCTCACAGCCAAATCTGGACATGTGTGGTACCTGCCCCATCATGGAGTGTACAATCAAAGAAAACCAGATAAAATTAGAGAGGTGTTTGACTGTAGTGCAAAATTCAATGGAATATCCTTAAACGATCAGTTGCTGCAAGGGCCTGATCTCACCAATTCTCTGATAGGTGTTCTAACCAGATTCAGAGAACACCAGGTAGCCTTCACTTGTGACGTGGAGTCTATGTTCTACCAAGTGAAAGTACCCAAACACCAATACAACCATCTCAGATTCCTCTGGTGGCCAAACGGTGACATATCAAAAGAACTCGAAGAGTACTGGATGAAGGTACACCTGTTTGGCGCAGTGAGCTCACCAAGTATCGCCAACTACGCACTTAGACGTGTCGCAGATGAAGGAAGCAACTTAAGTTCAGAAGTCGCCCATACAATTAAGCTGAACTTTTACGTCGATGACTGTCTAAAGTCTGTACCCAGTGCCACCGAAGCCAGTTCTCTGATTGCTGAACTGACTGCCACCTGCCGGGGCTGTGGATTCAGACTGTGTAAATTTACTAGTAATGACGTCTCTGTCCTAAACACCATCCCAGCTGACAATCGATCAAAAGAGTTAAAGACAAGAGACATCAGTTATGACCCTCTGCCTACCGAGCACGCCCTCGGAATACTTTGGGTCGTCGAAACGGACACATTTGGCTTCTCAGTGTTGTTGCCAGACAAACCACTGACAAGAAGAGGCATACTCTCCATAGTATCATCCATCTATGACCCCCTTGGTTTCGCTGCTCCATTTGTGCTGCTGGCAAAGCAAATACTGCAAGACCTCTGCAAAGAAACCAATCTCGCCTGGGATGACGAAGTGCATGATGATCACCAGCGACGTTTCAAACGATGGATTAGTGAAGTCCCGAACCTTCAGAAGATAACAATCCCGAGATGTCTGAAGTTACCACAGCAAGCAAAAGATACGACTTTTCAGATGCACGTTTTCTCAGATGCCAGTACATCTGGGTATGGCGCTGTTGCATACCTAACCTCAAACGAGGGTGGATGTTCGAAAACTTCATTTCTCATCGGAAAAGCAAGGGTTGTTCCATTGAAAGCAACATCTATCCCACGGCTTGAACTCACAGCGGCTGCTGTAGCTGTAAATTTAGGACAGAAAATGACCCTTGAGCTTGATCTCCATCTCAACGAAATCTGCTATTACACAGATTCAACGACAGTCCTTTATTACATCAGAGCTGAGAGAAAGCGTTTTCCAGTGTTTGTGGCCAACAGAGTCCGTCAAATAAGAGACTTCAGCAACGCTAACCAGTGGAAGTACGTTAGCACCGATTTGAACCCAGCAGACATTGCATCACGTGGAGCAAGTTCTGTGATATCGTCAGACATGACTCGTTGGCTGGAAGGTCCGGATTTCTTGAATATGCCGGCTTCAGAATGCCCTGCAAAGATGCACCCCAGCAGCGAACCGCAGGTTACAGAAGAAGACTTAATGTCTTTAGTTACTACAactacatcagaagaaggatcaccatttatgactttaatcacatatttctccaggtgggagagactgaagagagcagtagcagtattcatagcatttttggctttcttacaaaacaaagaacaaACTATAAATTTCAGGACCACACAGTTCATGCAAAAGGCTGAAAAGGCAATCGTTTGCTTCATACAAAAGATCACCTTTGCAAACGAGGTcgagaaactcaagaaaacaacccaacaccaagtaaacaattcatatggccgagcatag